A genomic segment from uncultured Methanobrevibacter sp. encodes:
- a CDS encoding ATP-binding cassette domain-containing protein — MLEARNIVYEYPDGTRALNNINFKVNKGEMVALLGRNGAGKSTLFLHFNGIHIPKSGEVFIDGEKLEYDKESLFKARQKIGIVFQNPDNQLFAPTVEEDVAFGPMNLGLPIEEVEQMVKDSLEKVGMAGFEKKSPHHLSGGQKKRVAIAGILAMKPELMILDEPTSGLDPKGASHILKLLYELNKEGMTIVISTHDVDLVPVYSSEIHLISDGEIIAEGKPNDVFSDVETIRAADLRLPRMAHLAEILEKEDNIDFGGDYPLTIGQARKKFLDLLE; from the coding sequence ATTTTAGAGGCAAGAAATATAGTTTATGAATATCCGGATGGGACAAGGGCATTGAACAACATTAATTTTAAGGTTAATAAAGGAGAAATGGTAGCTCTTTTAGGAAGAAATGGAGCAGGAAAATCAACTCTATTCTTACATTTCAATGGTATTCATATTCCAAAATCCGGTGAAGTTTTTATCGATGGTGAGAAGTTGGAATATGATAAGGAAAGCCTTTTTAAAGCCCGTCAAAAGATAGGAATCGTATTTCAAAACCCTGATAATCAATTGTTTGCTCCAACTGTAGAAGAGGATGTGGCTTTTGGGCCAATGAATTTAGGACTTCCAATTGAAGAGGTTGAACAAATGGTTAAGGATTCCCTTGAAAAGGTTGGAATGGCCGGATTTGAAAAGAAATCCCCTCACCACTTAAGCGGTGGACAAAAGAAAAGGGTAGCTATTGCAGGTATTTTGGCTATGAAACCAGAACTGATGATTCTCGATGAACCTACCTCCGGTTTGGATCCGAAAGGAGCTTCACATATTCTTAAATTATTGTATGAATTGAATAAGGAAGGAATGACTATTGTCATCTCCACTCATGATGTGGATTTGGTTCCTGTCTATTCCAGTGAGATTCATTTGATAAGTGATGGGGAAATCATTGCTGAGGGAAAACCTAATGATGTCTTTTCTGATGTAGAAACAATCAGAGCTGCAGATTTACGTCTTCCAAGAATGGCGCATCTTGCTGAAATCTTAGAAAAAGAGGATAATATTGATTTCGGTGGAGATTATCCCTTAACTATTGGTCAGGCACGTAAAAAGTTCCTGGATTTATTGGAATAA